A single Candidatus Omnitrophota bacterium DNA region contains:
- the pheA gene encoding prephenate dehydratase: protein MDLKRLRRIVDAIDAGILKLLNKRAKVISDIGRIKAKSRRSVYVPHREAEVYDKLVSKNRGPLPNESVIAVFREIMSGSLALEKPTVIAYLGPEATFTHMAALKKFGSSVTYKSCDTITDVFSEVEKGRADYGVVPIENSWEGAISHTLDMLIDSDLKVCSEIFLDISHSLLSREADKSRIRRIYSKPEVFGQCRIWIESNMPKAELVDASSTTKAAEIASGQKGSACIASELAAGHYGLKVLESGIEDSAHNVTRFLVIGKTDAERTKNDKTSIMLSVKDKVGALHDILVPFKRYGINLTKIESRPSKVRAWEYYFFVDLEGHYSDPKVSRALDMLRKNSAHLKILGSYPAGNGA from the coding sequence ATGGACCTAAAGAGATTGCGCCGAATAGTTGACGCGATAGACGCCGGGATATTGAAGCTTCTGAATAAGAGGGCAAAGGTCATATCCGATATAGGCAGGATAAAGGCAAAGAGCAGGAGATCGGTATATGTGCCGCACCGGGAGGCGGAGGTATATGATAAGCTGGTCTCGAAGAACAGGGGGCCGCTCCCGAACGAATCTGTCATAGCCGTGTTCAGGGAGATAATGTCCGGGTCTCTCGCCCTGGAAAAGCCGACCGTCATCGCATACCTGGGGCCCGAGGCCACTTTCACCCATATGGCGGCTCTTAAGAAGTTCGGCTCCAGTGTCACATACAAGAGCTGTGACACCATAACCGATGTATTTTCCGAGGTGGAGAAAGGCCGGGCCGATTACGGCGTCGTCCCGATAGAGAATTCGTGGGAGGGGGCCATAAGCCATACCCTCGACATGCTCATAGATTCGGACCTAAAGGTCTGTTCGGAGATATTCCTGGATATATCGCACAGCCTTCTATCCAGGGAGGCGGACAAGAGCAGGATAAGAAGGATATATTCGAAACCCGAGGTCTTCGGCCAATGCAGGATATGGATAGAGTCGAATATGCCGAAGGCTGAGCTCGTGGATGCCTCGAGCACGACAAAGGCCGCCGAGATAGCTTCCGGCCAGAAGGGGTCCGCCTGCATAGCGAGCGAACTCGCCGCAGGACATTACGGGCTTAAGGTCCTTGAGAGCGGCATAGAGGATAGCGCCCATAATGTGACGCGCTTCCTTGTCATAGGTAAGACGGACGCGGAACGGACGAAGAACGACAAGACGTCCATAATGCTCTCCGTGAAGGATAAGGTAGGAGCGTTGCACGACATACTCGTGCCGTTCAAAAGATACGGGATAAACCTGACGAAGATAGAATCGAGGCCTTCAAAGGTGAGGGCCTGGGAGTACTATTTCTTTGTCGATCTCGAAGGTCATTACAGCGATCCGAAAGTATCCAGGGCGCTCGATATGCTGAGGAAGAACTCTGCGCACCTCAAGATACTCGGATCGTATCCGGCGGGAAATGGAGCATAA
- the aroF gene encoding 3-deoxy-7-phosphoheptulonate synthase, with amino-acid sequence MIIVLRPDATKKQLDHIVARIKKLKLKPWISKGVERTIIGVIGEEDVIRAQPLEVFPGVERVLSILKPYKLASRDLNKEGTVVDAGGGVKVGGKEIVVMAGPCSVENRPLLLEIARAVKKAGAKVLRGGAFKPRTSPYAFQGLGLKGLKLLAEAKTETGLLIVTELMDIRDLDAVLKYADIIQIGARNMQNFNLLKEVGKSKKPVLLKRGMANTVKEFLMSAEYILSEGNFKVILCERGIRTFEDATRFTLDISAVPVVKNLSHLPIIVDPSHATGKWGLVGACAKAGLAAGADGLIIEVHPNPEEAFSDGEQSLYPKNFASLMGELRKVAKAVGREM; translated from the coding sequence ATGATAATAGTATTGCGGCCCGACGCAACGAAGAAACAGCTGGACCACATAGTCGCCAGGATAAAGAAACTTAAACTGAAACCGTGGATATCCAAAGGCGTAGAGCGGACAATCATCGGGGTGATAGGGGAAGAGGACGTGATACGCGCTCAGCCGCTGGAAGTATTCCCCGGCGTAGAGCGAGTATTGTCGATACTGAAACCGTACAAGCTGGCGTCACGCGATCTCAATAAAGAGGGAACCGTAGTCGATGCCGGCGGCGGTGTGAAGGTGGGCGGCAAAGAGATAGTCGTGATGGCCGGTCCGTGTTCGGTCGAGAACAGGCCGCTGCTGCTGGAGATAGCGCGGGCGGTAAAAAAGGCGGGCGCCAAAGTGCTGCGGGGCGGCGCATTCAAGCCCAGGACGTCACCGTACGCGTTCCAGGGGCTCGGCCTGAAAGGGCTCAAGCTTCTTGCGGAGGCGAAGACCGAGACGGGGCTCCTTATCGTCACCGAGCTGATGGATATACGGGACCTCGATGCCGTGCTGAAGTATGCCGACATAATACAGATCGGCGCCAGGAACATGCAGAACTTCAACCTCCTGAAAGAGGTCGGGAAGTCGAAGAAGCCCGTGCTCCTCAAGCGCGGTATGGCGAATACGGTGAAAGAGTTCCTGATGTCAGCCGAATATATACTTTCAGAAGGTAACTTTAAGGTCATACTCTGCGAGAGGGGTATAAGGACGTTCGAGGATGCCACGCGTTTTACGCTCGATATAAGCGCCGTGCCTGTCGTAAAGAACCTGAGCCACCTGCCCATAATCGTAGATCCGTCGCACGCGACCGGTAAGTGGGGGCTTGTGGGCGCATGCGCGAAGGCAGGGTTGGCCGCAGGGGCGGACGGCCTCATAATCGAAGTCCACCCTAATCCGGAAGAGGCATTTTCTGACGGAGAACAGTCGCTCTATCCTAAAAACTTCGCGTCTCTCATGGGCGAACTGCGCAAGGTAGCGAAGGCGGTAGGAAGGGAGATGTAA
- a CDS encoding segregation/condensation protein A, which produces MTYKVKLEVFEGPLDLLLYLIKKEEIDIYDIPITKITDQYLEYIELMQLLDLNIAGEFLVMAATLIHIKSKMLLPPDQQEGEGEEEQDPRAELVKRLLEYKQFKEAASELSQMESHHKHFFARAGTPPDDIEALPPADIGKVEFFEASLFDLITAFTKILKDIPKDVFHKVIKDEFTVSEKIHDVLHMLVDRPKMYFTDLFRAAKSKFEIITIFLAVLELIRLKEIVVRQTSQFGEIEIIRNVEPVKPSGGTNG; this is translated from the coding sequence ATGACTTACAAAGTAAAGCTCGAAGTATTCGAAGGTCCGCTCGATCTCCTTCTCTATCTTATCAAAAAAGAGGAGATCGACATCTATGATATACCGATCACGAAGATCACGGACCAGTACCTGGAGTATATCGAGCTGATGCAATTGCTCGATCTTAATATAGCGGGCGAGTTCCTGGTGATGGCCGCGACGCTCATACACATAAAGTCGAAGATGCTCCTCCCGCCGGACCAGCAGGAAGGCGAAGGCGAAGAAGAGCAGGACCCGAGGGCGGAGCTCGTGAAACGCCTCCTCGAGTACAAGCAGTTCAAGGAAGCGGCCTCCGAGCTGTCGCAGATGGAATCGCACCACAAGCATTTTTTCGCGCGTGCCGGGACGCCTCCGGATGATATCGAAGCCCTCCCGCCCGCCGACATAGGCAAGGTGGAATTCTTCGAGGCCAGCTTATTCGACCTGATCACCGCGTTCACCAAGATATTGAAAGACATCCCGAAAGATGTCTTTCACAAGGTGATCAAGGACGAATTCACCGTCTCGGAAAAGATACACGACGTCCTGCACATGCTGGTAGACAGGCCTAAGATGTATTTCACGGACCTCTTCAGGGCGGCTAAGAGCAAATTTGAGATAATAACCATATTCCTGGCGGTGCTCGAGCTCATCCGTCTCAAGGAGATAGTGGTGAGACAGACGTCGCAGTTCGGTGAGATAGAGATAATAAGGAACGTGGAACCTGTAAAACCTTCGGGTGGGACTAATGGATAA
- a CDS encoding prephenate dehydrogenase/arogenate dehydrogenase family protein → MIRFNKVAIIGVGLMGGSIGLAVKKRRVAGEVIGVFRHASTLRRALKRRAVDRGTLSIEEGVKDADLIIIATPVYSIPPLAAKVMRYAKKGAMITDAGSTKKWLVGEVERKLGSSRRVFFVGSHPMAGSEHAGVEFARDNLLADAPCIVTRTPKTDRRALGAVINFWSALGARVAIMDPSAHDRNISFASHLPHLVAFGVIGAVPEKYFLYSAEGFKDTTRVASSDPRMWTDIFLTNRKDVLRSARMFKGYLGEIVRVVKNGDSKKLFRLLKSAKMKRDKFFYGK, encoded by the coding sequence ATGATTCGATTTAATAAGGTCGCGATAATCGGCGTAGGATTGATGGGCGGCTCGATCGGGCTGGCAGTGAAGAAGCGAAGAGTGGCCGGAGAGGTCATCGGCGTCTTCAGGCATGCCTCCACTTTGAGGAGGGCCCTGAAGAGAAGGGCCGTAGACCGCGGGACCCTGAGCATAGAGGAGGGCGTAAAGGACGCCGACCTAATTATAATAGCAACGCCCGTATATTCCATACCGCCGCTTGCGGCAAAAGTGATGCGTTATGCGAAGAAGGGGGCCATGATCACCGATGCAGGCAGCACGAAGAAGTGGCTGGTGGGAGAAGTCGAGAGGAAACTCGGTAGTTCCCGCCGGGTATTTTTCGTAGGGTCCCATCCTATGGCCGGGTCGGAACACGCAGGGGTTGAGTTCGCCAGGGACAACCTCCTGGCCGATGCCCCGTGCATAGTGACGAGGACCCCGAAGACCGACAGGCGCGCCCTCGGGGCCGTCATCAACTTCTGGTCGGCGCTGGGCGCAAGGGTCGCCATTATGGACCCTTCCGCACACGACAGGAACATATCGTTCGCAAGCCATCTGCCGCACCTGGTCGCTTTCGGCGTCATAGGGGCCGTCCCGGAGAAGTATTTCCTCTATTCGGCGGAGGGCTTTAAAGACACTACGAGAGTGGCATCGAGCGACCCCAGGATGTGGACGGATATCTTCCTGACCAACAGAAAAGATGTCCTGAGGTCGGCCCGCATGTTCAAGGGCTACCTCGGCGAGATAGTACGGGTGGTGAAGAACGGAGATTCCAAGAAGCTCTTCCGCCTGCTTAAGAGCGCAAAGATGAAGCGCGACAAATTCTTTTATGGGAAATAA
- the nusA gene encoding transcription termination factor NusA, producing MNEELIAVLEHMEREKGIDKELLFKAIESALVSAARKILGNKEADVTVTVDRATAEIKILSDGKEINSAEFGRIAAQTAKQVIIQKIREAERDIVLEDYTKRVGTITNGAVHRFEKGDIVVDLGKTEAILPKSQQCPRERYRQGDRVRAYILEVNKTSHGPQVILSRSDASFVKKLFEIEVPEITEGIVEVRAISREAGERTKIAVWSKDEKVDAVGACVGMRGSRVKDIVRELQGERVDIVRWSDDIREYVKAALSPAEIQEMKIDKANKKVEAILPDDQLSIGIGKHGQNVRLASKLTGWEIDIRGKEPKVKVEVKAEEAVQEEAGSLESGVGSKEKTKEIKITDLEGVGAKTGKVLTEAGYDTVEKIKALTIEDMTKLEGIGKKTAEKILKSAKEL from the coding sequence ATGAACGAAGAACTGATCGCAGTACTTGAACATATGGAGCGCGAGAAGGGCATCGACAAAGAGCTGCTCTTTAAGGCGATAGAGTCCGCCCTTGTCAGCGCCGCCAGGAAGATACTCGGGAATAAAGAGGCCGATGTGACCGTCACCGTAGACAGGGCCACGGCCGAGATAAAGATCCTGAGCGACGGCAAGGAGATAAATTCCGCGGAGTTCGGGAGGATCGCCGCCCAGACTGCCAAGCAGGTCATAATACAGAAGATACGGGAGGCGGAGCGCGATATAGTGCTTGAGGATTATACCAAGCGTGTCGGCACCATCACCAACGGCGCCGTCCACAGGTTCGAAAAGGGCGATATCGTAGTGGACCTGGGGAAGACCGAGGCGATACTGCCGAAGTCCCAGCAGTGCCCTCGGGAAAGGTACAGGCAGGGTGACAGGGTACGGGCATACATACTGGAGGTCAACAAGACCTCTCACGGCCCGCAGGTGATCCTGTCGCGTTCCGATGCGTCCTTCGTGAAGAAGTTATTCGAGATAGAGGTGCCGGAGATCACCGAGGGGATAGTGGAGGTCAGGGCCATATCCCGCGAGGCCGGCGAAAGGACGAAGATCGCCGTATGGTCCAAGGACGAGAAGGTGGATGCGGTAGGGGCATGCGTGGGCATGCGCGGCTCGCGTGTAAAGGATATAGTGCGGGAACTCCAGGGCGAAAGGGTCGACATAGTACGGTGGTCGGACGACATACGGGAGTACGTCAAGGCGGCGCTCTCCCCGGCAGAGATCCAGGAGATGAAGATCGACAAGGCCAATAAGAAGGTCGAAGCGATCCTGCCCGATGACCAGCTCTCGATAGGGATAGGTAAACACGGACAGAACGTGCGCCTTGCCTCGAAACTGACCGGTTGGGAGATAGATATACGGGGCAAAGAACCGAAGGTTAAGGTCGAGGTTAAGGCTGAGGAAGCGGTTCAGGAGGAAGCCGGGAGTTTGGAGTCAGGGGTTGGGAGTAAAGAAAAAACTAAAGAGATAAAGATCACGGACCTGGAAGGTGTCGGAGCGAAGACAGGCAAGGTCCTGACAGAGGCCGGTTACGATACGGTGGAGAAGATAAAGGCCCTTACGATAGAAGACATGACGAAACTCGAAGGCATAGGGAAGAAGACGGCGGAGAAGATACTGAAGTCGGCAAAGGAGCTATAG
- the trpS gene encoding tryptophan--tRNA ligase, which produces MEKRILSGMRPTGKLHIGHLVGALTNWAKLQDSYKCFYMIADWHALMSEYENPKGMSENSFEVARDFIAAGLDPERSVIFIQSHVPEHLELAMVFSDITPLSWVERCPTYKEQLRELKGRELTTYGFLGYPVLQAADIAVYRAGHVPVGIDQLPHLELTREIIRKFNTLYKKNVFPEPEPILTKTPKLLGLDNRKMSKSYKNFIALADTPEVVSKKVAQMITDPERIKLADKGHPDICNVFSYYMIFGSETLRKDARYWCENAKKGCTECKKCLAGVIIETLEPIRERRSVLSDDNIADILKEGAKKARAAASETMDEVKRLINFVK; this is translated from the coding sequence ATGGAGAAGCGGATACTGAGCGGGATGAGGCCTACGGGGAAACTGCACATAGGCCATCTTGTGGGCGCCCTGACGAACTGGGCGAAACTGCAGGATTCGTACAAATGTTTTTACATGATCGCGGACTGGCATGCCCTTATGAGCGAGTACGAGAATCCCAAGGGGATGAGCGAGAATAGTTTCGAAGTGGCCCGCGACTTCATAGCCGCCGGCCTTGACCCGGAAAGATCGGTGATATTCATCCAGTCGCATGTGCCGGAGCACCTGGAGCTTGCCATGGTATTCTCGGACATCACGCCCCTGTCGTGGGTGGAGCGCTGCCCTACATATAAGGAGCAGCTGCGCGAGCTTAAAGGGCGCGAACTTACCACTTACGGTTTCCTGGGCTACCCGGTGCTCCAGGCAGCGGACATAGCCGTTTACCGGGCAGGCCATGTCCCTGTCGGGATAGACCAGCTTCCGCACCTGGAGCTGACGCGGGAGATCATACGCAAGTTCAACACCCTGTATAAGAAGAACGTATTCCCGGAGCCGGAACCGATCCTGACGAAGACGCCGAAGCTTCTGGGCCTGGACAACAGGAAGATGTCGAAGAGTTATAAGAATTTCATCGCGCTGGCCGATACGCCCGAGGTCGTTTCCAAAAAAGTGGCGCAGATGATAACCGATCCCGAGAGGATAAAATTGGCCGACAAGGGCCATCCCGACATATGCAATGTCTTCAGCTACTATATGATATTCGGCAGCGAGACGCTCAGAAAAGACGCCAGGTACTGGTGCGAGAACGCAAAGAAGGGGTGCACGGAATGCAAGAAGTGCCTGGCCGGTGTCATCATAGAGACCCTTGAGCCGATACGCGAAAGGCGCTCTGTGCTTTCGGATGACAATATAGCGGATATATTAAAGGAAGGGGCAAAGAAGGCCCGTGCCGCGGCCTCGGAGACGATGGACGAGGTTAAGCGGCTTATAAATTTCGTAAAATGA
- the hisC gene encoding histidinol-phosphate transaminase → MKNLVRKNILGVKPYVPGKPIEEVERELGLKDVIKLASNESCLGPSPRALAAVRKNLGKINRYPDASSFYLKERTAKFLGVKPDNLVFGNGSDEIICLALRVFAGEGDEVIIARPTFLIYEIASQIQNATAKFVPLTADFRYDLNAMKRAVTAKTKIIFIANPDNPTGTYVTKAELDEFFDGLPDKVVVFLDEAYFEFADHGRKDYPNGLDYIKRPNVIVSRSFSKAYGLAGLRVGYGVANPGIISYIERVREPFNVNILAQAGALAALDDAAFLKRKLAHVAKEKEFLYSAFGSMGLRYVPSATNFILVDVKKDCKTVFGGLLKRGVIVRDMKAWGMDTFIRVTVGTRAENRKFIKALRGAL, encoded by the coding sequence ATGAAAAATCTTGTGCGAAAGAACATACTGGGCGTCAAACCGTACGTCCCCGGGAAACCGATAGAGGAAGTCGAGAGGGAGCTGGGCCTTAAGGACGTCATCAAGCTGGCGTCCAACGAGAGCTGCCTCGGCCCTTCGCCCAGGGCGCTGGCCGCGGTAAGGAAGAACCTGGGTAAGATAAACCGGTATCCTGACGCCTCATCTTTCTATCTTAAGGAGAGGACGGCGAAGTTCCTCGGCGTGAAGCCGGATAATCTCGTATTCGGGAACGGTTCTGATGAGATCATCTGCCTTGCGCTCAGGGTCTTTGCCGGGGAAGGCGACGAGGTCATAATAGCCCGTCCCACCTTCCTTATCTATGAGATCGCCTCTCAGATCCAGAACGCTACGGCAAAGTTCGTTCCCCTGACGGCCGATTTCAGGTATGATCTCAACGCGATGAAGAGGGCGGTAACCGCAAAGACGAAGATCATCTTCATCGCCAACCCGGATAACCCGACAGGCACCTATGTCACGAAGGCGGAGCTTGACGAATTCTTCGACGGGCTTCCCGATAAGGTGGTCGTATTCCTGGATGAAGCGTATTTTGAGTTCGCCGATCACGGCCGGAAGGACTATCCGAACGGTCTCGATTATATCAAGCGCCCGAACGTCATAGTATCGAGGTCTTTTTCGAAGGCGTACGGCCTCGCCGGCCTCAGGGTAGGTTACGGCGTAGCCAACCCCGGTATCATAAGTTACATCGAGCGTGTGCGAGAGCCGTTCAACGTGAATATACTGGCCCAGGCAGGGGCTCTTGCCGCCCTTGACGATGCCGCCTTCCTCAAGAGGAAGCTGGCGCATGTGGCCAAAGAGAAGGAATTTCTCTATTCTGCCTTCGGCTCCATGGGACTCCGGTATGTCCCGAGCGCGACGAATTTTATACTCGTAGACGTAAAGAAGGACTGCAAGACCGTCTTCGGCGGACTGCTGAAGAGGGGCGTGATAGTGCGCGATATGAAGGCGTGGGGCATGGATACGTTCATCCGCGTCACGGTCGGCACGCGTGCGGAGAATCGTAAGTTCATTAAAGCGCTCAGGGGGGCATTATGA
- the rimP gene encoding ribosome maturation factor RimP produces MDVIDRVKELIAKYLEENAIELVEITYRREQPGMVLRLLVDKEGGITIAECEELNNHLSEALDKEDIISDRYLLEVSSPGLDRPMKTDRDFERAMGKVLDITTYERIDDRKTHEGKLVGMDRENVVIESNGLSTVIPRAKIARAVLKVEI; encoded by the coding sequence ATGGATGTAATAGATAGAGTTAAGGAGTTGATAGCTAAGTATTTAGAAGAAAACGCCATCGAACTCGTGGAGATAACTTACAGGCGCGAACAGCCGGGGATGGTGCTGCGGCTGCTCGTTGATAAAGAGGGAGGTATCACCATCGCCGAGTGCGAGGAGCTGAATAATCACCTCAGCGAGGCCCTAGATAAAGAGGATATCATAAGCGACCGCTACCTGCTTGAGGTCTCATCGCCCGGGCTCGACAGGCCTATGAAGACGGACAGGGACTTCGAGCGCGCCATGGGTAAGGTGCTTGATATAACCACTTATGAGCGTATAGACGATAGGAAGACACATGAGGGGAAGCTCGTAGGCATGGACAGGGAGAACGTTGTAATAGAGTCGAACGGCCTGAGCACGGTCATACCCAGGGCGAAGATCGCCCGCGCGGTGCTTAAGGTAGAGATCTAA
- the scpB gene encoding SMC-Scp complex subunit ScpB, which translates to MDKEEAKRIIEALLFVSDKPVSIDALREVLKGIEATEIRGLIEALNGEYASSARSFSIKEIAGGFQMMTDPIYSKSISALYKRPPDRLTGPGLETLAIIAYKQPITRNEIEAIRGVNVDGVLGTLEERGLIRTRGRLEAPGRPMLYGTTSEFLQHFGLKSLEELPKLKEFKESDLDFVRESEKHQVIDKTSGKAESVPVEEPSGIVKEENSDGPKEIAPNS; encoded by the coding sequence ATGGATAAAGAAGAAGCCAAAAGGATAATCGAGGCATTGCTATTCGTGAGCGACAAACCGGTGTCGATCGACGCCCTGCGCGAAGTGCTCAAGGGTATAGAGGCGACCGAGATACGGGGATTGATAGAGGCGCTTAACGGAGAATATGCCTCCTCCGCGAGGAGTTTCAGCATAAAGGAGATAGCCGGCGGTTTCCAGATGATGACCGACCCTATCTATTCGAAATCGATATCGGCGCTCTATAAGAGGCCGCCGGACCGGCTCACCGGCCCGGGGCTTGAGACGCTCGCCATCATAGCGTACAAGCAGCCTATAACGCGGAACGAGATAGAGGCGATAAGGGGTGTCAACGTAGACGGCGTATTGGGCACGCTGGAAGAACGCGGGCTGATCAGGACCAGGGGGCGTCTGGAGGCGCCCGGCCGCCCGATGCTTTACGGCACTACGAGCGAATTCCTGCAGCACTTCGGTCTGAAGTCGCTAGAGGAGCTGCCCAAGCTGAAAGAGTTCAAGGAGAGCGACCTAGATTTTGTCAGAGAATCGGAAAAACATCAGGTGATCGATAAAACGAGCGGGAAGGCGGAAAGCGTTCCGGTAGAGGAACCGTCCGGCATTGTCAAGGAGGAGAATAGCGATGGACCTAAAGAGATTGCGCCGAATAGTTGA
- the infB gene encoding translation initiation factor IF-2 produces the protein MKKEKEVKKKRPVAKAAEVKPKTKKVAAKTASVKKKAPVKKVIEKEAPVLKAAKIEVKKEAPKVSIRPQAPVTPTVTVKKEVPPAPKPVMPPKPIPAEKPLPPKPVQKAAPAAPVIKEKAAPPPPPKPELKPPPPPEVKIEVKPQAAEPPKPRILEFEVPISLKDLALKIGVRANELILKLMAKNIMVTITQNIAEDLVENILKEYNIEYRKPAKVEEQVAREHMEAEEKQDLQHIVSRPPVVTFMGHVDHGKTSLLDFIRKTRVADKEKGGITQHIGAYEAKIKKGSVTFLDTPGHEAFTAMRARGANATDVVVLVVAADDGIMPQTKEAIDHARAAGVPIVVAINKCDLPSANIEKVKGQLSQVGLSPEGWGGKTITVPVSAKTGEGVDALLEMLLLESELLELKANPHLRARGVVIEGKLSSGQGPVATVLVKNGTLKVGDMVLSGMHYGRVKAMMDHTGKRISEAPPSKPVSILGLSGVPMAGDEFFAVKDERKARTLSLLKQDEARTRKMKLSRRVTLEDFYKQMKNGAAKELAIILKGDVQGSIEALQQSLMDMGTSEVKVHIIHSDVGNINESDIMLAMVSNAVIMGFNVRVDEGAEALAAKEDIEIKLYGIIYEAIQDVMAAMEGLLEPFSKEVFLGRAVVKQVFKVSKAGTIAGCSVVKGKIARSGLTKLIRNKEVIYQGKIASLKRFKDDARDVAEGFECGIGLDRHDDIREGDIIEQHQIEKVARRLEARK, from the coding sequence GTGAAGAAAGAGAAAGAAGTTAAAAAGAAGAGACCGGTGGCTAAAGCAGCGGAAGTTAAACCGAAGACGAAGAAAGTTGCGGCGAAGACGGCTTCCGTGAAGAAAAAGGCACCTGTCAAAAAGGTTATCGAGAAAGAAGCGCCTGTTCTTAAAGCAGCGAAGATCGAAGTCAAAAAAGAGGCGCCGAAAGTATCGATAAGACCGCAGGCCCCGGTCACGCCAACGGTAACGGTCAAGAAAGAGGTCCCGCCGGCCCCAAAGCCGGTCATGCCGCCGAAACCTATTCCCGCGGAAAAACCTCTGCCTCCAAAGCCGGTACAAAAGGCGGCGCCTGCCGCTCCTGTTATAAAGGAGAAGGCGGCCCCGCCTCCTCCGCCTAAGCCCGAATTGAAACCGCCACCGCCGCCTGAAGTGAAGATAGAGGTGAAACCGCAGGCAGCCGAGCCGCCCAAACCCAGGATACTGGAATTCGAAGTCCCCATCTCACTGAAAGATCTGGCCCTGAAGATCGGTGTCAGGGCCAATGAGCTCATATTGAAATTGATGGCGAAGAATATCATGGTCACCATAACCCAGAATATAGCCGAAGACCTCGTTGAAAATATATTGAAGGAGTACAACATAGAATACAGGAAGCCGGCCAAAGTCGAAGAGCAGGTCGCGAGAGAGCACATGGAGGCGGAGGAGAAGCAGGACCTGCAACACATCGTATCGCGCCCGCCTGTGGTCACGTTCATGGGCCACGTCGACCACGGCAAGACGAGCCTCCTCGACTTCATACGCAAAACGCGTGTCGCGGACAAGGAGAAGGGCGGCATAACCCAGCATATAGGCGCATACGAAGCGAAGATAAAAAAGGGTTCGGTGACCTTCCTCGACACGCCCGGTCATGAGGCCTTCACGGCCATGAGGGCGCGCGGGGCCAACGCTACCGATGTCGTGGTCCTGGTAGTCGCCGCCGACGACGGCATCATGCCGCAGACGAAAGAGGCGATCGACCACGCAAGGGCGGCGGGCGTCCCTATAGTGGTGGCCATAAATAAATGCGACCTGCCGTCGGCCAACATAGAGAAGGTCAAAGGGCAGCTATCGCAGGTAGGCCTGAGCCCGGAGGGCTGGGGCGGGAAGACGATCACCGTCCCCGTATCCGCCAAGACGGGCGAAGGGGTAGATGCTCTTCTTGAGATGCTCCTCCTGGAATCGGAGCTCCTTGAATTAAAGGCAAACCCGCACCTCAGGGCGCGCGGTGTCGTCATAGAGGGAAAGCTGTCGAGCGGCCAGGGGCCGGTCGCAACCGTCCTGGTGAAGAACGGTACTCTGAAGGTCGGGGACATGGTATTGAGCGGCATGCACTACGGCAGGGTCAAGGCGATGATGGACCACACGGGCAAACGCATATCAGAGGCACCGCCCTCGAAGCCGGTCAGCATACTCGGCCTTTCCGGGGTCCCGATGGCCGGAGATGAGTTCTTCGCCGTAAAAGACGAGAGGAAGGCGCGCACGCTCTCACTCCTGAAGCAGGATGAGGCGCGCACGAGGAAGATGAAGCTGTCGAGAAGGGTGACGCTCGAAGATTTCTACAAGCAGATGAAGAACGGCGCCGCGAAAGAGCTGGCCATAATACTCAAGGGCGATGTCCAGGGATCGATCGAGGCGCTCCAGCAGTCGCTTATGGACATGGGCACATCGGAGGTCAAGGTCCATATCATCCACTCCGATGTCGGGAATATCAATGAGTCCGACATCATGCTTGCGATGGTGTCGAACGCGGTCATCATGGGTTTCAACGTGAGGGTGGATGAGGGGGCCGAGGCCCTGGCCGCCAAAGAGGACATAGAGATAAAGCTGTACGGTATCATATACGAGGCGATCCAGGATGTTATGGCGGCCATGGAAGGGCTTCTGGAACCGTTCTCCAAGGAGGTCTTCCTGGGCCGCGCGGTCGTCAAGCAGGTCTTCAAGGTATCGAAGGCCGGTACGATAGCGGGCTGTTCGGTGGTCAAGGGAAAGATAGCCAGGAGCGGCCTGACGAAATTGATACGCAATAAAGAGGTCATATACCAGGGCAAGATAGCGTCGCTCAAACGTTTCAAGGACGACGCGCGTGACGTAGCCGAAGGGTTCGAATGCGGCATAGGTCTGGATAGGCACGATGATATTCGTGAAGGCGATATCATCGAGCAGCACCAGATCGAGAAGGTGGCCCGGCGGCTTGAGGCGAGGAAATAG